The region TAACATAAGACtaaaaataagctaaacgcaccgcactgcCCATCTAAACCCACACTTAGTTGTTTTGGTGGAACTTCTTGATACAACATGACGATAAAAATAAACTTACAAAAAATTAACCAAAGGTTTCAAGGTGTGTATTCATATCACTTTCTTTAAAGTTTTATTCGCTCCCACCTATATTTTAAAATGCAAAAGGGTTACAAACAAATAaaacttgaaaatataataaaactcaATGATTGTCTATATTTTGCACTGATAAAAATAGTCTACTAAGTACTAAGTGTAGTCATTGGCGGATACAAGGAGGAGCAGGTGGGGGCCACTGCCCCCTAGCTTTTTAGAAATTTATATAGACCCCttaagataaaatttattatattaaactccctaaaaatttaaattttgctcTCCAATCCCCAAAAAAATATCAaccccttttaaattttaaaaaatatataaatatatatttatctattataaaataacttttttcgaagtttcaaaattttaaaactttcaaagGAAGGTacgataaaataaacaaataatcaatttttaaaaaatatataacaactAAAGAAAAATCTTACCCATAAACCTAGAacaaactaaaaaaagaaaagaaaaagagtagtAGTGGAAGAAAGCAATTAACAAATTATAAGTTTGCCCCCTTGAGTCGTATTTCTGGATCTGCCACTGAGTGTAGCGTAGCAACAGTATCAAgttctataaaaaaaaattttacattaatttttttatagaacaaTCTTTGAATATTAAGAGATGGAaggagaataaataaaattttgtgtaTGAATTTTTTGTGTGTCATGCAAATGAAGTTCCACACCTATTAAATAGGAGTTTTGAGATATAACTATTCAATAGGTATcttttaaataaacatttttctAAATAGATATAATCACTCAATCAAGTGACATAACTTTTAATATTAAGATACAACTTATCACCATGAAatgtgataatttttttattaataatcaaGTGATATAATTTTTGCATCAcctgtaatattttaattataactatTAAAACGttataaacattttgaaaatgttccaacaattcATGCTTCTGTCACATGTATTGGTTTCAATCTTCAAGTGGGAGCAAGAGAGAATAACACAATAGAGAGTAGAGGTGAGCAAAATCTGATTTGattcgaaaaactcgataaaatttttaaattttgaattaaatagttcgagttatttgagttaatcaagttatttgaatcaactcgaataaaaaatttagttttttggtttaactcgaatatgaattgcacaatttgagttattcgaaaatccaaataagaaaaggtaaaactatgtcattttaataaatgtttaccttttctaaagttaaaaggcaaaactacattgttttgataaatgtttacttgttaagttaaaaggaaaaaccattatattgtttatgtagttaaataattttatacttcctttactagttaaataatcggttcatgtaaacgcaacattgagtataaataatatgattcgtTAGCTCAACTCGACTTGactggaaatttttttatttgattcgatccgattcgaaaaaaaattcaaattgagtttggttgctaaaataggattcatcaactcgactaactcaaaattttttgactcaattCGACTCGACTCTGTTGGAACATTGGCAGCATGCTTCAACAGATTTGCAAGCAGAATCAATGAAGAATCGAAGCAAAAAGAGAACAAACAAAGCAGCAAAAATTTGTAACTGATCAAATCTtgtatttcattcaaattttgaaatataaaagagTTACAAAAATAGCTTGACAGTTACCTAATATGTTTAACTGCTCCAACTAATACAAGTCAAAGCAATAGCTAAAATTATGCTCAAAAGTAGCTGACCAATCAGCTATTACATCAAAGATCATTTCACTAACTTAATCTTACTAACTTTGTAAGTAAGTTAAGATTGAActaaactaaattacaaaagaacAAAACATCCAAAGTTGATTGCTTCATTCGGTCCAGCTTCAATCTTGCGCACCAAGCAATGCTGCTGAGCTTgatggccaaccatgctgctggTTTCATGTTGCAATGCAGTCCATCttttaacactcctccttggactgtatgcaacacatACAAATTGCACTTCTCAATGTCTCAAATCGAGCAGCTCCTAAGGGCTTGGTTAATATGTCAGCCAATTGTGCCCCTGAGCTACAATGAACAAGGCTAACTTCCCTTGTTTGCTCAGCCTCTCGAACAAAATGCAATTTTATCTTAAAGTGCTTAGTCTTACCATGAAACATAGGGTTCTTAGCTATAGAAAATGTTGATTGATTGTCCACCCAAATCTCAGTTGCTTCAGCTTGAGTTTCATTAAGGTCTTGAAGGAGTTTTCTGAGCCAAATGGCCTGATTGACAGCTGCTGCTGCAATGTACTCTACTTCAGCTGTGGATTGAGCAACAGtctgttgcttctttgaactccaacaaAACATACCCGATCCAAGTGTGAAGAAGTATCCAGAAgtactcttcatgtcatcaaGGGATCTTGCCCAGTCACTATCTGAGTATCCTTCAAGTCTCAGCTCTTTTCCACTTTCAAACATTACACCAAAGTTTGCAGTCCCTTTGATGTATCTAAGGACCCTCTTTGCAGCCTTTAAATGAGCCTCATTACAGCAGTGCATGAACCTTGATAGCAAACTGACAACAAACATGATGTCTGGCCTAGTTGCTGTTAGATACAACAGGCAACCTACTAGACTTCGATAGTGCCTCTCATCAACTCTTTCCTGATCACCACTACTAGTCAATTTTTCACCTTGAGCTACTGGTGTGCTGACTGTTTTACAGTTTTGCATGCAAAATTTACCTAGAATCTTCAAGGCAAATGTGTGTTGGCTGATGAAGATGCCTCGATCAGACTGGTGCacttccataccaaggaagtaTGTCATGATCCCCAAGTCAGTCATCTCGAACACTTGCTGCATTTGAACCTTGAACTCATTAATGAGCTCAACTTTGCTCCCTGTCACTAATAGATCATTCACATACAAGGAAACAATCTGCAAGGTCTCATGTTCTGACTTCTTAACATAAAGGGTAGGTTTACTAGGACTTTTTACAAATCCAAGCTTAAACAAGTAAGTATCAACcctgtcataccaggcccttggtgcctgCTTCAGACCATAAATGGCCTTTCTTAGTCTGTACACATTGTCTTCATGTCCAACTATCTTAAAACCATCTGGTTGCTCGATGAAGATCTCCTCATTGAGAAAACCATTCAGAAATGCTGATTTCACATTCAATTGGTGAACCCTCCAATGTTTCTGAGCTGCTAAGGCAAATAAGAGCTTGATTGTGTCCAgtcttgctactggagcaaatgtctcCAAGAAGTCAACTCCATATTGCTGACTGTAGCCCTTCACCACAAGCCTGGCCTTGTACTTGTTCAAAGAGCCATCAGCATTGTATTTGGCTCTATACACCCACTTAACACCTATGACCTTCTTGTGTTCTGGTCTGTTCACCAATTCCCATGTATAGTTCTTGTTAATCATTTCCAACTCAGCTTCCATGGCTTTCATCCAGTTCCCATCTTTGGCAGCCCCCTCAAAATCTGTAGGCTCAATTACAACAACACTACACCTTTGATAAACATCAACTAACGTCCTGGTGCCCCTCACTGGTGTATCATCAACAACATTTTCATTTGGTCCTTCTTCTGTAGGGTCAATAACCAAGTCCAACTGATTCATTTCAGACATGTCTGCTTCAGCACCATTCCAGTTCCACACCTTTTCCTCATCAAACTTCGCATCTCTGTTGATTAAGACCTTCTTTACTGAAGGATCATACACTCTATAACCCTTCTTGTTACTGCTATAGCCAACAAAGATTCCTGGAATAGCTCTGCTCTCGAGCTTGGTTCTCTTCTCCACTGGAACATGAACATAGCACACACAGTCAAACACTTTCAAGTGTGTTACAACTAGTTTGACTCCATGCCAAGCCTCAAAAGGTGTTTTATCCTTGACTGCTCGAGTTGGAAACCTATTGAGCAGGTATACTGAGGTGttgactgcctcagcccaaaactgactTGGAAGCTTGCTTTGGAACAACAGACATCTGGCCATGTTTAGTAcagttttgtttttcctttcacaAACTCCATTCTGTTGAGGAGTATAAACCGTTGTAAGCTTATAGTGAATCCCAGCACTATCACAAAGTTTTTGAAATTTATCAGACACATATTCTGAGCCATTATCAGTCCTCAAGGCTCTAATTTTGCAGCCAGATTGATTTTCAGCATATGCCTTGAATTTGCAGAAGGCCTCAAATACCTCTGACTTCTGCTTCAAGAAGTAAACCCAACATAGCCTTGTCAGATCATCTATAAACAGGACAAAATACTTGTTGTCACTGATTGAAGGTGTTCTCATAGGGCCACAAACATCAGAATGCACCAATTCAAGCTTATCTTGAGCTTTCCAAGCATTGTCAGCAGGAAAAAGCAATCTAGCCTGCTTACCAAGCTGACAAACCTCACAAACAGTCCCACTAGGTTCAATCTTAgacatgttatcaacaagatttaGCCTCTGCAACAGATCAAGGGATCTGAGGTTAGCATAGCCTAATCTCCTATGCCATAAGTCAGTGCTATCAACAAGGCTGGTGTATGCCTTTCTTTCCACTTGACTAACATCCAGCATGAAGCATCTATCAGTCATAGAGACTGTAACTAACTCCTGACCATGCATATCTTGAACACTGCAGCAACAATTTTTAAAGACCAGGGCATAGCCCTTTTCCACTAATTGGCCTACACTAAGCAAATTCTGGTCTAAGTCAGGCACAAAGAGCACATCAGTGATTAGCTTGTTACTTGAACCAGTGCTGACCAACACATTGCCTTTGCCTTTAGCCTCAATTAGCTTCCCATCTCCAATTCTAATCTTCGAGTAGAAGTTTCTGTCTAGGCCTTTAAACAGCTTCTCATCAGCTGCCATATGGTGTGAGCAGCCACTGTCTAATAGCCAATCACTGCTGGCCTTTGTTATGCCAGCAAAACAAGATGCTGTGAAcacatgctcctcctgagcttgtaAATCCTCAGCAGATCGAGCCTGTTGCTGAGTAGCCTCCTTTGGCTTGCCCTTGCACACCTTCTCCACATGATCAAACTACTTACACTTCCTGCATTGGATGTCTGGCCTATACCAGCAATACTTTTCTGAGTGTGTTGTCTTCTTGCAGTGAGCACATGGTGGAAACACCCTTTTTGCTTCATCTCTTCCTGATTTAACTCTCCTATTGTGCCAAGGCTTTTTACCTTTCACAATCAAACTCGAGCCTTCACTGGCTCTTTCCTGGAAAGTAGCTTCAGGATTCTCTTCCTGCCTATTTGCCctcctttgctcaagtgcatacaGGGAGCTTATCAGCTCCGACAATGAAATGGCTGATAAGTCCCTCGAGTCCTCAAGTGAAGAGATCTTTGACTCGAATTTttcagggagagttgtaatgaccttttcaacaactctgctctttgtgaagtccactccaaggagccttatgctgttgaCAATGGCCATTATTCTGTCTGAGTACTGCTTGATGGTCTCAGACTCCTTCATCCTCAAATTCTCAAAGTCTCTCCTGAGATTGATCACTTGCTGCTGCCTTGTTTTGTTAGtccccatgaactcctccttcagcttctcCCATGCCTACTTTGTGAGTCACTTGCCATGATGCGAgtgaaaatcacatcagacactCCATTTTGCAGACAGGCCATAGCCTTATACTTCTTGGCTCGCTCGTCAACATGCTACCTCATTTGAGCAATGGTGGGATTGgctctcaatggaggtggttcagcaTCATTCTCGATTACACTACAGAGATCATGTGCCTGGAGGTATGTCTTCATTTTAACTATCCAGATGTGATAGTTTTCTCCAGTGAAcactggtggtggtggtggagtgAAACTCATTCTGCTTGTCTGAGTTCAAAGGCTTCGATCTTTACTGTTTTAAGCTTTTCTTTTGGTTTGAAAACAACATAATGACAAAGGCCCTTCAAAGACTCGGGctcatgataccatttgttggaacatTGGCAGCATGCTTCAACATATTTGTAAGCAGAATCAATGAAGAATCGAAGCAAAAAGAGAACAAACAAAGCAGCAAAAACAAAACTTGAATGCACAACAAAAATTTGTAACTGATCAAATCAtgtatttcattcaaattttgaaatataaaggAGTTACAAAAATAGCTTGACAGTTACCTAATATGTTTAACTGCTCCAACTAATACAAGTCAAAGCAATAGCTAAAATTATGCTCAAAAGTAGCTGACCAATCAGCTATTACATCAAAGATCATTTCACTAACTTAATCTTACTAACTTTGTAAGTAAGTTAAGATTGAActaaactaaattacaaaagaacAAAACATCCAAAGTTGATTGCTTCATTCGGTCTAGCTTCAATCTTGCGCACCAAGCAATGTTGTTGAGCTTGATGGCCAACCATGCTGTTGGTTTCATGTTGCAatgcagtccagctttcaacagactcgatcgaatactcaccttAATAGAGAGAGCAAGTTTCAAACTAATGGTCACCGCCCACTCGTTCAGGTTCCGATATATCCCATGTTTTCATGGTTGAAACAAAGGCCTATTGAGAAAGACCTCCATTGGCTCTGGGGTTTTCGTTGTTTTTGCATGGTCATGTTTATGGCACTCATACCTGTTTGTCAGGTCGTGTTTAGGCCTGTGTGCCTCGACTTTTCTGTTCGATCTTTGGCTTGATGGGATGTTGTACTCAATGACCCTTGTAATGTTTCTAAGGTAGGAAGTGAATTCTCGAGCTATTCGTAcgttcaaacaaaaaaaaaatcaatcgaCAGCTTGAACTGAATTCCCCACATTACATGCAACTTTAGTGCCAAACACATAACTAAATATATATTCCTCAATCATCATGTTGGAGTCTTGGCAAAGACAAAAGTCTtcatttcaactctttcaatctCTTCGGATTGAATCTAGTCTATTTCTAATTTCCTGTTCTCTTGGACTAAACCTCACACTCTCTGCTCTTCcacatattattataatatacttGGCACCACCAACTTACAGAGGAACCAGGACAAGATGGAGGAACTATTAACTATTGATACATTTagaattctataaataaaatagaatgagAATAAGCCTTCATTTCTTCAAAATTGTAGAATGTTTCTAATTAAACAGAATAGTAACTGCATGCACAAGGCATGCTTGGTAAAAGATTGTACTAAAGAATTTAACAAAGCCAAGTTCGGGCATGCTTTCCACTCCCACGCCTAAGCCTGATAATACAACCATCAGCCGAAATTGCTACTGTCATTACGCATTTGCCTTCCTTCCACTCTCCAACACTAACATTCTATACAACGTTGTCATTGCCGTCATCTCCGAAATAACCCGAACTATTACTACCACAGCTGCAAAACTTGCGACACTAATGTTTCATCTACCAAAATTGAATACCATTTTTTAAGATTTGGAAGATTTTATGCATCTAGATCCCTTTTCAAATTCCATGCAGGAGCTTTTGGATCAGATTCACTCATGATCTCACTTCCTTTATCTGCAATAATCAATGGATCAGATTCACTTTCTTTAACCTGCATTATTCAAGaataaggatatatatatataggtggtCAGTGTATATACCAAGATATTAGGAAAGAAAAAGGATAGCGTATGACAGTTTAGCGATGAACTACCTGAGGCAATTGTGCTGATGATTCACTAGCCTTCTGCTGCTGGCTTTCAACAGTGCAATAATATGAGTATAGGACCATTCCAACTACAGCAATCAAGATCCCCATAATGTTACGCCAGCTAAATTGATCATGAAGTAGACCATAACCAAAGGCCAAAACAAGGCATGTTTTCAGGTGTCCTAGGACTTGGTAGGTGACCGGGGATGTCTTTCCAATCACCAGAAATGTACTAAAGTTGACAGTGACAGATATCAGGCAGGACAGAACAATGAAGAACTGCAACAAAGTTTCCACACGGAAACAATTAGAAGCATCAAAAGGGTGGAATTTGTCAAAAACGATTCCAATCTTACCAGCACTTGAGGGGTATACTTGAAAGCGAAAACATTCAGGTTAGTCAAAAGCCCATCCAAGAATGGACCAACGATGAACAAAGTTATAGACTGATAAGGGCAAGACTGGTAGAGAAGTTGTGTAGAAGATACTTTAAACTTCTTCTGAATGGTATTAGTCATCTAAGAAGAATGAGTCAAGGAGCTTTACCAACTTAAGAGAAACATGGAAACAAATGAcagaataaaaataagatgaactagaaaaagaaaaaaacactcCAGCTAAGGATACGATTTGAGCTACACATGTCGTAATAACTGCCAGCAAAGAAAGGATAGAACCCAGGAGATTGAGCTGAAGATCAGTCACGGTTGCAATTCCAACACCTAGAAGAAGAATGGCCAATGAAAGCTGGATATTCCTACTGCAAATAGCATATAAATGTAAACTACAATTGTAAGCAACCAAGATTCTAAGAACATCTGAGACATACAAAAAAACAAGCATGCTCATCACTAACCTGAATTTCTTCCTAAAGAAAAGGGTCTCCAAAAGAACAGTGCAGGGGATAATTGCCAATTTTGTCATCTaaaatacaaaaaacaaaaattcacaaattGGTGCTCCTAATATGCTtgtagaataaaaagaaaaaagaaaaagggaagaagGGCTAAACTTTGAGCTGGATATACATAGCACTAAAACTTCCATATCCCAAGAAGCAGTAAGCACAAGATATCTTCAGTACGAATTATGTTGGGATTAGGCAAAAACTGGAAAATAGAACTTTACCTGGTAGAAACCAACAGAATTGAAACCCAAACTAAGATTCAAAAGCCCAATGGATATcccattcaaaataccaaatccCATGACAGCTGTGGCATCGAAAGGCTTGTGCTCAAACAAGTTCATCCATAAGGCCACATGAAGAGAACAAAACGTGACCAGGAGATGCCAACTTGTCAAAGTTGTGGCTGCGGAACCCAACCCAtaaaattagtataaataatTCAACAAACAACAAGCAAGTAAAGATGAGAAATTCTAATGATGTGTTTCAAGTTAACCACATATGATTACAACAAACTATAACTCATATTATATTATAAGTTATCCACCAACTACCAAAAATCACTTGTCAAGGATGTTCGACCCTCCGGAGCAAATGGTAGACTTCTATTTGGGGAGCTCCTTTGGATGTAATATATGCGTGTGTGGTGCGAATACATTCCTATCGTGTGTAAGAGTACTAACCTCTAATTGTACAGTAACAATAAAAAATCACTCGTCACAAATGAAGCATGGATAGAAGCTAACTCATAATCATTTGAGTTCATTTGATTACATAATCGGGAAATTGTAGGATCACACCGACCTGATTAATTTGAGCACGTAACTGATCTTAGAAATAAAATACCTTAtcaaattattttcatatataccCACACAGATTGTGATTCTAATCAATTACCATTACAATATTTATCTTGCACCTTATTTCTTCGGGttgaaattcatcaaaaaaacCATTTTTAGTTATTGTGATCGGATCGATTTGTTGACAGCATAataaatcaaacaggaaagatatatatatataacgacattttaaatccaaaattaaaaaagGGGTGAATATGGAGGTATTCAATTCTAATGAAAAGCAATATAAGACATCGTGGAATCTATATATAAGAAGAAAAATGAATAGAGAAATCAATGAGGGGAGAATAAATTATGATGAAACTGACCAAATGTGAAACCAAGAGTGCTGATAAGAGCCTTATTGCATATAACAATGGAAACAGAGGAGACAACCGATAAACTCAAAGCACCAATTGTCCCCAGTTGGAACTTATGGTTTTCAGTCATTTTGGTTGAGAAATAAGCTATGTTCCGGAATTAGATCTGCTTAGTATAGTGGGGTATTTGGGTATTTGAATGGTGGAGCTACCTCATTGCCGCTTCGAATAGGCGAGAAGAAGTGatgaaaattggaaaaaaaaataatatctgCTTGTTTAAAggaataataacaatactaattaGGAGAAATCATACAACAATCAAatcttatatataatatatctatACTACAAGGCCCTAAAGCTTTCCTTACTCGACActtgttcattttcattttcttttaccttctaaatttcaattctaatttttctatatttttttaatcatataaGATTcgttaatttttagttatttgagatttaaaatattgatgtgaatttttaagaattattaacactgttaaaattctgtattaaatttaagttcattattatgttattttgatgcatgaatttttaaaatattttttaaaaaaatttcaaactgtCACACCAACAAACTTAACAAAtgaattttaacagtgttaacaaataaacttatattttttaactcaaaaaataaagagattaaatggccgaaaataaaaaatatgaaaactaaatttcaaatatataaataatataaaaatttagagcATATTAcaacctttaaatttttactctataattaagtaaaataataataaatatttaacccTACTACAAACAATATTGTTATATATAAAAGAGAGAACCAAAGGACCTTCCTTCTGCTACCACGTGCCAAGCtcattgcttttcttttttcaatttaagaAAATGGTAAATATCAAATCTAATCCCTCTATATGCTTCTTATCTATAAGGTGAAGGTTTAAAGGACCTTTCTTCTCATGCTTcctttcttcatctttttttcAAAGGTTAAATTTCACCCTTGATCCCActaatatgcttaaatttaatatttaatatatattttaatttttaatataattcagttcctatatttttatcatattattaattagtccaaatagttaatatcgtTAACTTTCTAGTTAAACATTATATAGTTATTTATAATCTGAATATCTTAAAACCCTTAGACACTGACACATGTCTTCCCATTTCTTTTAGGTTTACACAGGTGCttacctctttttttttcttttttttttttgcaattttagaaaaatagttaaatttcaattttggtcccaCTATTATGCCTAAATTTGAGATTTTGTTGCTACACTTTAATTTCTAGTAGAATAATGATATACAAAACTTGTGTAGAAATGACTCTAtcaatgtcatctatttatagggagagatagaACAATCTTGGTTGAATAAGGGTTAcacaaataatatttacttaatagAAAATACTTTCTTAGTCTAACTAAAAAAAAGTGATGCACACCCTCGTAAATATTACTAGGGCTGTCGTTGCTCGCTTATTATATGATGGGGATTGGGTCTCGCATGTATTGGGTCaaattatatgtgtttcttgaacttttgacacaataatttataaattaatcgaacctaatatttattttctgttttctaaaataaatattaattaattaactaaatcaatttcttaattaaataattttttcaacccaATACTATTTTTGCTAAAGTCATGACAAGTTTACTGTAAAAGCAtttgaggaaatatatttaattttcatattcaacggATTAatgatgattaattaatttacttctatttttgaacttaaattatttaattttaattaattaaaaaataattcaaaaatattaaattaattctcaaataatttttttacttagtgagaaaacacattcatttgtgaatgcGACTTATTTTTCTAACTTCATCACTTCTATTCATTTGGTTTTActtgcaattcatttctagtttcaacgagctacgAATGGACatattggacatatataattagggttcaaataatttataattaagttacaacttttcgcttattaattataaatttatttagtagCGAAATCGTTATACTATAGTATCAtaactgagctctccctaattataaaccattatgaaagctacttaatcagtactcgtccaatgaccttgtcataagcgcgttacccttataggatatcattaatctttttgggataaatttgttctctcaatatgatcttattttatttcatgataatcattacatattccttcatgaaaagtcaattactatcaaatagtaatcaagttatTTATCACAAATACACACGATtcgtggccacatttactttatgataaatgctaaaagtaacatattttaaccttaatattaatgtgtttttgggtgattattcgatgttaattgtgAGGTTTATACTCCTAATCATTTAAATTCgatgttaacatgttttgtatgcTTAATAAAGTACTTGGGagcaaaaagaatgaaaaatgagcGAAAATCAGAGCGTTGGAGCAGGCTACATGAGCCGCACGAGCTGAACCATTCCACATGgctagaccacacggccgtgtgataggcCATGTTGTTTTCACGCGATCGTATACTGAACTGCGAAAAATcgtgatttttaggtttttcgtgTAACACCCTTATACTCAGTTCGACCCAAGAAACCTGATATAGggatattacatttggtgccaaagtgattttggctaatcactaatatatttgaacattaaaaaaaattttaagttttcataacttatatttttgtccctactacttggaacacacttgatcttcctaagtacgtatcattctattcaaaatttgaaaacataccctcttggcacttggagatgtgatgagatggatgCTCATAACCTCAATTACAACTCTTCAAAATCACTGTACCTaatctgcgcacggaaaacaaaaccgtacgctgagtaaaaactcagtggtatttctataatctgaatatttaaaggcaaaataatataataggcacaattaaattataaggacatattaatgtctagtatcatgactatcattatttttttattaaacaatatcctaagtcacacaattgctatataaatggttattcacatatcaaaccatATTTATTCATACAATGGCATTAGTCATGCAATACTCAATTTGTGAATACATCATTATATACCAAACTCAAttttcatcacttgctatataatagctttcCATAATTTGTTCACATATCAATTAAACAATGGCCCTATTCATTCTATATTCAATTCataagtatataactcatatattccatgtatttgcaacatatttcataatctattttcaattcacCATTTCACTTCCATTCATCATAACATTCCATTTCAAGaccaattataaaactttattattcatttacccctattaacacaactcgGGCTCGGACTCAAatagatacacggatccaaccaaaacacact is a window of Gossypium hirsutum isolate 1008001.06 chromosome D08, Gossypium_hirsutum_v2.1, whole genome shotgun sequence DNA encoding:
- the LOC107933757 gene encoding UDP-xylose transporter 3 isoform X1, producing the protein MTENHKFQLGTIGALSLSVVSSVSIVICNKALISTLGFTFATTLTSWHLLVTFCSLHVALWMNLFEHKPFDATAVMGFGILNGISIGLLNLSLGFNSVGFYQMTKLAIIPCTVLLETLFFRKKFSRNIQLSLAILLLGVGIATVTDLQLNLLGSILSLLAVITTCVAQIMTNTIQKKFKVSSTQLLYQSCPYQSITLFIVGPFLDGLLTNLNVFAFKYTPQVLFFIVLSCLISVTVNFSTFLVIGKTSPVTYQVLGHLKTCLVLAFGYGLLHDQFSWRNIMGILIAVVGMVLYSYYCTVESQQQKASESSAQLPQVKESESDPLIIADKGSEIMSESDPKAPAWNLKRDLDA
- the LOC107933757 gene encoding UDP-xylose transporter 3 isoform X2, which gives rise to MTENHKFQLGTIGALSLSVVSSVSIVICNKALISTLGFTFATTLTSWHLLVTFCSLHVALWMNLFEHKPFDATAVMGFGILNGISIGLLNLSLGFNSVGFYQMTKLAIIPCTVLLETLFFRKKFSRNIQLSLAILLLGVGIATVTDLQLNLLGSILSLLAVITTCVAQIMTNTIQKKFKVSSTQLLYQSCPYQSITLFIVGPFLDGLLTNLNVFAFKYTPQVLFFIVLSCLISVTVNFSTFLVIGKTSPVTYQVLGHLKTCLVLAFGYGLLHDQFSWRNIMGILIAVVGMVLYSYYCTVESQQQKASESSAQLPQIKEVRS